Proteins encoded in a region of the Bacillus methanolicus genome:
- the rnz gene encoding ribonuclease Z — protein MDVFFLGTGAGVPAKLRNVTSIALKLLEERGAIWLFDCGEATQHQILHTSIKPRRIEKIFITHLHGDHIYGLPGLLSSRSFQGGETEVVLYGPKGLKEYVSISLSVSQTFLKYPLKIVEIEEGVIFEDDQFTVEALLLDHGIPSYGYRIIEKDRPGTLLADKLMKAGIKPGPIYKKIKNGESVVLDDGTVLEAADFLGPAQKGRVVSILGDTRVCENAVQLARNADLLVHEATFSKGEERLAYEYFHSTTRQAAETAVKANVKKLCLTHISSRYNRDDWLKLVKEAKEIFHETEIAEDFKEIHIPVKKQS, from the coding sequence TCCTGCCAAGTTAAGAAATGTCACTTCTATTGCTTTAAAGCTGTTAGAAGAGCGGGGCGCCATTTGGCTGTTTGATTGCGGGGAAGCAACACAGCATCAAATCTTACATACGTCAATTAAACCGAGAAGAATTGAAAAAATCTTTATAACCCATCTTCACGGCGACCATATTTACGGCTTGCCGGGACTGCTTTCAAGCAGGTCTTTTCAAGGCGGTGAAACAGAGGTTGTTTTATACGGGCCGAAAGGGTTAAAGGAATATGTGAGTATAAGTTTATCCGTAAGCCAGACGTTTTTAAAATATCCGCTGAAAATCGTTGAAATAGAAGAAGGCGTTATTTTTGAAGATGATCAATTTACCGTAGAAGCCTTGCTGCTTGATCATGGAATTCCATCTTATGGATACCGGATTATCGAAAAAGACCGGCCAGGAACACTATTGGCAGATAAACTGATGAAGGCAGGCATCAAACCGGGGCCTATTTACAAGAAGATAAAAAATGGCGAATCTGTTGTTCTTGATGATGGTACGGTACTAGAAGCGGCTGATTTTCTCGGTCCCGCCCAAAAAGGGAGAGTCGTTTCCATCCTTGGAGATACAAGAGTATGTGAAAATGCTGTCCAATTAGCGCGAAATGCCGATTTGCTGGTTCATGAAGCTACATTTTCAAAAGGCGAAGAAAGATTGGCATACGAGTATTTTCATTCGACCACTCGCCAGGCTGCAGAAACGGCAGTAAAAGCAAATGTCAAGAAACTATGCTTAACACATATCAGTTCAAGGTATAACCGGGATGATTGGCTTAAACTAGTCAAGGAAGCAAAGGAAATATTTCACGAAACAGAGATTGCCGAAGATTTTAAAGAAATTCATATTCCTGTTAAAAAGCAGAGCTGA